The Bacillus sp. Y1 genome includes the window TCTAAAGGGGAAAGCATCATGCCAAGTCCCTTTTATTCAGGTGCTGCTGCTTATAATTTAGGTGTATTTACACGAAATAAAACATTTGGCTGGGATTATTTTAAGAGTTTAAAAGAAAATGAAATGACTGTGACAAAAGGGAATGGAGCGGTTCTTCAAACGGTTGCCAATGGTGAAAAATCATATGGGATGGTTGTTGACTTTATCGTCGCACGAGCAAAAGCGGAAGGATCTCCAGTAGAACTGATCTATCCAAAAGAAGGGGTACCTGTTATCACAGAGCCTATTGGTATTATGAAGGATGCTGAAAACGATGCAGCTGCAAAGGCGTTTGTTGATTTCGTTTTATCAGAAGAAGGTCAAGAATTAGCCGCGGAAATCGGCTATACACCTATTCGCAAAGGTGTGGAAGCTCCAGAAGGATTACAAACGATTGACGAAATGAATGTGATGGATGCAGATATTAGTGAATTATATCAAGCAAGAGAAGTGGATAAAAAGGAATTTGAAACCATTTTTGGACAATAAAAGGGCTTCATATCTATAAGGCTGCTCAATTTCTTTCGTTGAGCTAGCCTTATTTCTTAAGGTCATAATCATCTAAGGAGAGAAATCCTGAATGTTGCAAAATGTTATCAGTCGTGTTCAAAACCAAAATAAATGGAGGTTTTTCATTGGTGTAGTATTCGTTGTGATCTTTTTTGTTCTACCTATTTGTAGACTGGTGTTTCTTAGCTTTTCTGCCGAGGGTGGCATAACCTTAGGAAATTATACCTCCGTCCTTCAAGATCGTTCCACATGGAAAACGATTGAAAACACGTTATATGTCGTTGGAGGTTCGTCTATTATTGCGATCATCTTAGGGGTGATCACGGCTTGGGTGGTAGCGTACACCAATATTAGGAAAAAAAAGCTGATTCAATTATTCATTTTTTTACCATTTATTATTCCGTCCTATATCACGACACTAGCATGGACTCAGTTCATGAGCAAAAATGGATTTTTCGCTCATCTATTACGTATGCTTCCTGGATCAGTCGAACCATTGAACATGTATAGTTTACATGGAATCATCGTTGTAATGGGATTAGCGCATTATCCACTTGTCTATTTATTAACGGTGGGTGTTCTTAGAAAAATTCCTCGTGATCTTGAATATGCAGCAAGGGTTTCAGGAGCAAGCAAGTGGCAGTCTTTCAAAAAAATTACCCTTCCGCTTGCGTTACCTGGAATAGCAAGTGGCGGGTTTCTAGCCTTTATTGCCAGTTTAGATAATTTTGGCATTCCTGCGTTTCTTGGGATACCAGGTAATATCAGAGTTCTAAGTACGTATATCTATGAGCAAATCGTAGGGCTAGGGCCCAATTCCTTTGAAAGGGCAGCCACTTTATCGGTTATTTTAGGAGTCATTGCCTTAACAGGTACTTATCTTCAGTGGTTGCTAGTCAAGAAGTCTAAAAATATGGAAACAGCGATCGAGGATAAAGAACCAAGATTACTGTTAACTAAAGGGCCCCGACTTACGATTGAACTCCTGTTGT containing:
- a CDS encoding ABC transporter substrate-binding protein yields the protein MNKVKGGLLLGLVSFALAGCGSEETNTTSEGTAGIEGDLSFYTSQPDEDAQKLVDAFTAKYPDVTVQTYRSGTEEVISKIKAEQKAGDIQADVLLVADSVTFEDLKEDDLLLEYKSEELSEIPSNLVDPDGMYAGTKVMATALVANTANVSEMPDSWDILTDESSKGESIMPSPFYSGAAAYNLGVFTRNKTFGWDYFKSLKENEMTVTKGNGAVLQTVANGEKSYGMVVDFIVARAKAEGSPVELIYPKEGVPVITEPIGIMKDAENDAAAKAFVDFVLSEEGQELAAEIGYTPIRKGVEAPEGLQTIDEMNVMDADISELYQAREVDKKEFETIFGQ
- a CDS encoding ABC transporter permease — its product is MLQNVISRVQNQNKWRFFIGVVFVVIFFVLPICRLVFLSFSAEGGITLGNYTSVLQDRSTWKTIENTLYVVGGSSIIAIILGVITAWVVAYTNIRKKKLIQLFIFLPFIIPSYITTLAWTQFMSKNGFFAHLLRMLPGSVEPLNMYSLHGIIVVMGLAHYPLVYLLTVGVLRKIPRDLEYAARVSGASKWQSFKKITLPLALPGIASGGFLAFIASLDNFGIPAFLGIPGNIRVLSTYIYEQIVGLGPNSFERAATLSVILGVIALTGTYLQWLLVKKSKNMETAIEDKEPRLLLTKGPRLTIELLLWSFLLVTTMVPLISMLSASLINAYGLPFAPENISLKNYQFVLLENQKAITSLKNSANLALITTVVCLVIGTAIAYVRTKKPSMMTKGLEMIIGIPYALPGTVLALAMIFAWMEPIPGWNPGIYGTITILLIAYVTRFLILQVRGSITAFMQVDPSIEEAARVSGSNGFYKWKQILMPLIFPGVISGALLVFLTALTELTVSSLLWSSGTETIGLVIFNFEQAGYSTYSTAYSSIIVLFILLAFILVAILQKVWDRRVLHHDHSN